From a region of the Odontesthes bonariensis isolate fOdoBon6 chromosome 4, fOdoBon6.hap1, whole genome shotgun sequence genome:
- the ncapg gene encoding condensin complex subunit 3 isoform X2 — protein MTADNEIEIKEAFQRAQRGHNNKAKLVASLKSRYNKLEDKTLFHEEFVHYLKYAMIVYKREPTVENVIEFVARFAASFQPPPKTEEEEEEQQEEEEEEEDEDDHPFLSFIFNFLLESHKANSHAVRFRVCQLINKMLGSMAENAQIDDDLFDRIHQAMLVRVTDKFPNVRIQAALAMTRLQQPKDPDCPTINAYMLILENDTNGEVRRAVLSCVAMSPRTLPKVLKRTRDIKENVRKLAYQVLAEKVHIKALTIAQRVGLLQQGIHDTSEAVREVVCSRLLPAWLLRLDGNVIELLHRLDVENCAETAMDTLKAIFKGTPAEELLQNRDQLDNRKLIPVDSLTCENVLYWRALCEFIKAKGDDGDEMLEQVLPDAATYADYLCGYLKAVPVLSEEQRADFNQLELVMTKEFISQQLIHLIGCLDTNEEGGRKRVLAVLQEMLTLPQTPSSLVSLLTEKLLILIPDDHRRIQTVAEIISDVREPIMEASQPVDENESRRQQVQLAEVKVRILEAKQTLEDCIAAQDFSQAAELKNSITNLEDRRNQIVQEIAESNQPADKEVRAEKNDPETLLRCLTMCAELLKQINIKTRIGPTTSALMSSLVLPSIANAHPAVRNMAVVCLGTCTLHSKELAKTHMVLLLQIAQLDEVKIRISALRAVIDLLLLFGFQLLSESASTQAANPIPSPEKQEDDAALAEDKGDVPEDTAQSTLVMLSEFLDSEVSDLRTETAEGLAKLMYTGRISSAKMLSRLILLWYNPVTEDDMRLRHCLGVFFQLYARESRVHQEVVEESFLPTVRTLMNAPATSPLAEVDINNVLELLVELTRPSALIKPSTNTEEVCVHDYLAVRMCGEMLKDPAAPEVRLYAKTLRNLELSRDETVREDLQTLLQQLVQVVKDRVCLRALEKMMHQLVDSKEQAELLSASALQPLDVNADEAATDDPSKSAKRPKRGQRKVGTGKGGRKLSRRAESSEESDGENVPESVPAVRLSRRAKTAALEKTKLDLNTLINQEANVS, from the exons ATGACCGCGGACAATGAAATAGAAATCAAGGAGGCGTTTCAGCGCGCTCAGAGGGGGCACAATAACAAGGCGAAGCTGGTGGCGAGCCTGAAGAGCCGCTACAACAAG CTTGAGGACAAGACACTGTTCCACGAGGAGTTTGTCCACTACCTGAAGTATGCAATGATTGTCTACAAACGCGAGCCCACAGTTGAGAATGTCATTGAGTTTGTCGCGAGGTTCGCCGCGAGTTTCCAGCCTCCACCTAAaacagaagaggaggaggaggagcagcaagaagaagaagaggaggaggaggatgaagatgatCACCCCTTTCTGAGTTTCATCTTCAACTTCCTGTTGGAG TCTCACAAAGCCAATAGTCATGCGGTGCGTTTTCGAGTGTGCCAACTGATCAACAAGATGCTGGGCAGCATGGCGGAGAATGCCCAGATTGATGACGATCTCTTCGATCGCATCCACCAAGCCATGCTGGTCCGTGTCACTGACAAATTCCCCAATGTGAGGATTCAGGCTGCTTTGGCCATGACTCGCCTTCAGCAGCCAAAGGATCCCGACTGTCCCACCATCAATG cataCATGTTGATCTTGGAAAATGATACTAATGGTGAGGTGCGACGGGCCGTTCTGTCCTGCGTTGCAATGTCCCCACGAACCCTCCCTAAAGTCCTCAAACGCACTCGGGACATCAAAGAGAACGTCCGCAAGTTAGCCTACCAG GTTCTTGCTGAGAAGGTCCATATTAAAGCTCTAACTATCGCACAGAGGGTCGGCCTGCTGCAGCAGGGTATCCACGACACCTCAG AGGCCGTTAGAGAGGTGGTTTGCAGTCGTCTCCTGCCGGCATGGCTGCTTCGGCTGGATGGAAACGTCATTGAGCTGCTCCACCGGCTGGATGTGGAGAACTGCGCGGAAACTGCTATGGACACACTGAAGGCCATTTTTAAGGGCACACCTGCTGAAGAGCTGCTGCAGAACAGGGACCAGCTCGACAACAG GAAGCTGATCCCAGTGGACTCTCTGACCTGTGAAAACGTGCTTTATTGGAGAGCTCTGTGTGAGTTCATCAAGGCCAAAGGAGACGATGGTGATGAAATGCTGGAGCAGGTGTTACCAGATGCTGCCACTTATGCTGACTACCTCTGTGG CTATCTAAAGGCGGTGCCTGTGCTGTCGGAGGAGCAGAGGGCTGACTTTAACCAGCTGGAACTTGTCATGACCAAAGAGTTCATCTCACAACAGCTCATCCATCTCATCGGTTGCCTTGACACCAACGAGGAGGGCGGCAG GAAGCGCGTGCTGGCTGTTCTGCAGGAGATGTTGACTCTCCCACAAACCCCCTCCTCCCTGGTCTCCCTGCTCACTGAGAAGCTCCTCATTCTCATTCCTGACGACCACAGACGCATCCAAACT GTGGCAGAAATCATCTCAGATGTGAGGGAGCCCATCATGGAGGCCAGTCAGCCAGTGGATGAAAACGAGAGCCGCAGGCAGCAGGTCCAG CTTGCAGAGGTGAAGGTGCGCATCTTGGAGGCCAAGCAAACTCTGGAAGACTGTATCGCGGCCCAGGATTTCAGCCAGGCGGCAGAGCTGAAGAACTCCATCACAAACCTGGAGGATCGCAGGAACCAAATCGTCCAGGAAATCGCAGAGAGCAACCAGCCTGCGGATAAAGAGGTCCGCGCCGAGAAG AATGACCCAGAGACTCTTTTGAGGTGTCTGACAATGTGTGCCGAGCTGCTGAAGCAGATTAACATCAAGACTCGAATCGGTCCAACTACAAGCGCCTTAATGTCctcactg GTTTTGCCCAGTATAGCAAACGCTCACCCTGCTGTGCGCAACATGGCCGTGGTGTGCCTGGGAACATGCACTCTGCACAGTAAGGAGCTGGCCAAAACCCACATGGTCCTGCTGCTACAG ATTGCCCAGCTGGATGAGGTGAAGATCCGTATCAGTGCTCTGCGGGCCGTCATCGACCTGTTGCTGCTGTTCGGCTTCCAGCTGCTCTCTGAAAGCGCCTCCACTCAGGCGGCCAATCCCATCCCGTCACCAGAGAAGCAGGAGGACGACGCAGCGCTGGCTGAGGACAAGGGAGATGTTCCAGAAGACACCGCACAGAGTACACTGGTGATGCTCTCAGAGTTCCTGGACAGTGAG GTGTCTGACCTGCGGACAGAGACGGCGGAGGGCCTGGCCAAACTTATGTACACAGGCCGCATCTCCAGTGCCAAGATGCTCTCGCGTCTGATACTGCTGTGGTACAATCCTGTCACGGAGGACGACATGCGCCTGCGGCACTGCCTCGGCGTCTTCTTCCAGCTCTATGCCCGCGAGAGCAG AGTCCACCAGGAGGTCGTGGAGGAGAGCTTCCTGCCGACGGTTCGGACTCTCATGAACGCCCCGGCCACCTCTCCGCTAGCCGAGGTGGATATTAATAATGTGCTCGAGCTACTTGTTGAGCTGACGCGCCCGAGTGCACTTATTAAACCCTCAACTAACACAGAG GAGGTGTGTGTCCATGACTACTTGGCGGTTCGCATGTGTGGGGAGATGCTCAAAGACCCCGCGGCCCCTGAGGTCCGTCTCTATGCCAAAACTCTCAGGAACCTGGAGCTCAGCAGGGACGAGACGGTCAGGGAGGACCTGCAGACgttgctgcagcagctggtgcAG GTGGTGAAGGATCGTGTTTGCCTCCGCGCTCTGGAGAAGATGATGCATCAGCTGGTGGACTCAAAAGAACAGGCTGAGCTCCTCAGCGCAAGTGCACTGCAACCGCTGGACGTCAATGCAGACG AGGCCGCAACAGACGatccatcaaaatctgccaagAGACCCAAAAGAG GTCAGAGGAAAGTCGGTACTGGCAAAGGGGGCAGAAAACTCAGCAGGAGAGCAGAGTCATCAGAGGAGAG CGATGGAGAAAATGTGCCGGAGTCAGTTCCAGCGGTGCGTCTATCGCGGAGGGCCAAGACTGCAGCTCTGGAGAAGACGAAACTGGACCTCAACACCCTCATCAATCAGGAGGCCAATGTGTCGTAA
- the ncapg gene encoding condensin complex subunit 3 isoform X1, giving the protein MTADNEIEIKEAFQRAQRGHNNKAKLVASLKSRYNKLEDKTLFHEEFVHYLKYAMIVYKREPTVENVIEFVARFAASFQPPPKTEEEEEEQQEEEEEEEDEDDHPFLSFIFNFLLESHKANSHAVRFRVCQLINKMLGSMAENAQIDDDLFDRIHQAMLVRVTDKFPNVRIQAALAMTRLQQPKDPDCPTINAYMLILENDTNGEVRRAVLSCVAMSPRTLPKVLKRTRDIKENVRKLAYQVLAEKVHIKALTIAQRVGLLQQGIHDTSEAVREVVCSRLLPAWLLRLDGNVIELLHRLDVENCAETAMDTLKAIFKGTPAEELLQNRDQLDNRKLIPVDSLTCENVLYWRALCEFIKAKGDDGDEMLEQVLPDAATYADYLCGYLKAVPVLSEEQRADFNQLELVMTKEFISQQLIHLIGCLDTNEEGGRKRVLAVLQEMLTLPQTPSSLVSLLTEKLLILIPDDHRRIQTVAEIISDVREPIMEASQPVDENESRRQQVQLAEVKVRILEAKQTLEDCIAAQDFSQAAELKNSITNLEDRRNQIVQEIAESNQPADKEVRAEKNDPETLLRCLTMCAELLKQINIKTRIGPTTSALMSSLVLPSIANAHPAVRNMAVVCLGTCTLHSKELAKTHMVLLLQIAQLDEVKIRISALRAVIDLLLLFGFQLLSESASTQAANPIPSPEKQEDDAALAEDKGDVPEDTAQSTLVMLSEFLDSEVSDLRTETAEGLAKLMYTGRISSAKMLSRLILLWYNPVTEDDMRLRHCLGVFFQLYARESRVHQEVVEESFLPTVRTLMNAPATSPLAEVDINNVLELLVELTRPSALIKPSTNTEEVCVHDYLAVRMCGEMLKDPAAPEVRLYAKTLRNLELSRDETVREDLQTLLQQLVQVVKDRVCLRALEKMMHQLVDSKEQAELLSASALQPLDVNADEAATDDPSKSAKRPKRGDAGQRKVGTGKGGRKLSRRAESSEESDGENVPESVPAVRLSRRAKTAALEKTKLDLNTLINQEANVS; this is encoded by the exons ATGACCGCGGACAATGAAATAGAAATCAAGGAGGCGTTTCAGCGCGCTCAGAGGGGGCACAATAACAAGGCGAAGCTGGTGGCGAGCCTGAAGAGCCGCTACAACAAG CTTGAGGACAAGACACTGTTCCACGAGGAGTTTGTCCACTACCTGAAGTATGCAATGATTGTCTACAAACGCGAGCCCACAGTTGAGAATGTCATTGAGTTTGTCGCGAGGTTCGCCGCGAGTTTCCAGCCTCCACCTAAaacagaagaggaggaggaggagcagcaagaagaagaagaggaggaggaggatgaagatgatCACCCCTTTCTGAGTTTCATCTTCAACTTCCTGTTGGAG TCTCACAAAGCCAATAGTCATGCGGTGCGTTTTCGAGTGTGCCAACTGATCAACAAGATGCTGGGCAGCATGGCGGAGAATGCCCAGATTGATGACGATCTCTTCGATCGCATCCACCAAGCCATGCTGGTCCGTGTCACTGACAAATTCCCCAATGTGAGGATTCAGGCTGCTTTGGCCATGACTCGCCTTCAGCAGCCAAAGGATCCCGACTGTCCCACCATCAATG cataCATGTTGATCTTGGAAAATGATACTAATGGTGAGGTGCGACGGGCCGTTCTGTCCTGCGTTGCAATGTCCCCACGAACCCTCCCTAAAGTCCTCAAACGCACTCGGGACATCAAAGAGAACGTCCGCAAGTTAGCCTACCAG GTTCTTGCTGAGAAGGTCCATATTAAAGCTCTAACTATCGCACAGAGGGTCGGCCTGCTGCAGCAGGGTATCCACGACACCTCAG AGGCCGTTAGAGAGGTGGTTTGCAGTCGTCTCCTGCCGGCATGGCTGCTTCGGCTGGATGGAAACGTCATTGAGCTGCTCCACCGGCTGGATGTGGAGAACTGCGCGGAAACTGCTATGGACACACTGAAGGCCATTTTTAAGGGCACACCTGCTGAAGAGCTGCTGCAGAACAGGGACCAGCTCGACAACAG GAAGCTGATCCCAGTGGACTCTCTGACCTGTGAAAACGTGCTTTATTGGAGAGCTCTGTGTGAGTTCATCAAGGCCAAAGGAGACGATGGTGATGAAATGCTGGAGCAGGTGTTACCAGATGCTGCCACTTATGCTGACTACCTCTGTGG CTATCTAAAGGCGGTGCCTGTGCTGTCGGAGGAGCAGAGGGCTGACTTTAACCAGCTGGAACTTGTCATGACCAAAGAGTTCATCTCACAACAGCTCATCCATCTCATCGGTTGCCTTGACACCAACGAGGAGGGCGGCAG GAAGCGCGTGCTGGCTGTTCTGCAGGAGATGTTGACTCTCCCACAAACCCCCTCCTCCCTGGTCTCCCTGCTCACTGAGAAGCTCCTCATTCTCATTCCTGACGACCACAGACGCATCCAAACT GTGGCAGAAATCATCTCAGATGTGAGGGAGCCCATCATGGAGGCCAGTCAGCCAGTGGATGAAAACGAGAGCCGCAGGCAGCAGGTCCAG CTTGCAGAGGTGAAGGTGCGCATCTTGGAGGCCAAGCAAACTCTGGAAGACTGTATCGCGGCCCAGGATTTCAGCCAGGCGGCAGAGCTGAAGAACTCCATCACAAACCTGGAGGATCGCAGGAACCAAATCGTCCAGGAAATCGCAGAGAGCAACCAGCCTGCGGATAAAGAGGTCCGCGCCGAGAAG AATGACCCAGAGACTCTTTTGAGGTGTCTGACAATGTGTGCCGAGCTGCTGAAGCAGATTAACATCAAGACTCGAATCGGTCCAACTACAAGCGCCTTAATGTCctcactg GTTTTGCCCAGTATAGCAAACGCTCACCCTGCTGTGCGCAACATGGCCGTGGTGTGCCTGGGAACATGCACTCTGCACAGTAAGGAGCTGGCCAAAACCCACATGGTCCTGCTGCTACAG ATTGCCCAGCTGGATGAGGTGAAGATCCGTATCAGTGCTCTGCGGGCCGTCATCGACCTGTTGCTGCTGTTCGGCTTCCAGCTGCTCTCTGAAAGCGCCTCCACTCAGGCGGCCAATCCCATCCCGTCACCAGAGAAGCAGGAGGACGACGCAGCGCTGGCTGAGGACAAGGGAGATGTTCCAGAAGACACCGCACAGAGTACACTGGTGATGCTCTCAGAGTTCCTGGACAGTGAG GTGTCTGACCTGCGGACAGAGACGGCGGAGGGCCTGGCCAAACTTATGTACACAGGCCGCATCTCCAGTGCCAAGATGCTCTCGCGTCTGATACTGCTGTGGTACAATCCTGTCACGGAGGACGACATGCGCCTGCGGCACTGCCTCGGCGTCTTCTTCCAGCTCTATGCCCGCGAGAGCAG AGTCCACCAGGAGGTCGTGGAGGAGAGCTTCCTGCCGACGGTTCGGACTCTCATGAACGCCCCGGCCACCTCTCCGCTAGCCGAGGTGGATATTAATAATGTGCTCGAGCTACTTGTTGAGCTGACGCGCCCGAGTGCACTTATTAAACCCTCAACTAACACAGAG GAGGTGTGTGTCCATGACTACTTGGCGGTTCGCATGTGTGGGGAGATGCTCAAAGACCCCGCGGCCCCTGAGGTCCGTCTCTATGCCAAAACTCTCAGGAACCTGGAGCTCAGCAGGGACGAGACGGTCAGGGAGGACCTGCAGACgttgctgcagcagctggtgcAG GTGGTGAAGGATCGTGTTTGCCTCCGCGCTCTGGAGAAGATGATGCATCAGCTGGTGGACTCAAAAGAACAGGCTGAGCTCCTCAGCGCAAGTGCACTGCAACCGCTGGACGTCAATGCAGACG AGGCCGCAACAGACGatccatcaaaatctgccaagAGACCCAAAAGAGGTGATGCAG GTCAGAGGAAAGTCGGTACTGGCAAAGGGGGCAGAAAACTCAGCAGGAGAGCAGAGTCATCAGAGGAGAG CGATGGAGAAAATGTGCCGGAGTCAGTTCCAGCGGTGCGTCTATCGCGGAGGGCCAAGACTGCAGCTCTGGAGAAGACGAAACTGGACCTCAACACCCTCATCAATCAGGAGGCCAATGTGTCGTAA